The following are from one region of the Candidatus Kryptonium sp. genome:
- a CDS encoding Gfo/Idh/MocA family oxidoreductase yields MKSKKVKIALVGLGGHGKTIRNAIKLCSQITVVACYDVNEKLVQEVSEEFNCKGFLNYDELLTYTDIDAVVIITPNFLHFEQAKKALLKDKDVFVEKPITVSVTEAEEILRISKEKGLVVQVGHNTRKRKVFRKAKEIIEKNLVGRIAFFEANISMATGLGEFPEWKRDKGKCPLLPMTQLGIHFVDTLSYLFGDIVEISCLARSAYLNVEDSSVAILKFSNGIIGALSSSYVVPDTYEITIHGTEAIIKCYLNKIQIQELNSNCITYVFDETIESFVEELCEFAYCVIERKRPEVDAETGLKNLKVIEAMIQSYINKKTIVL; encoded by the coding sequence ATGAAAAGCAAAAAGGTAAAAATAGCTTTAGTCGGACTCGGAGGTCATGGAAAAACGATAAGAAACGCAATTAAATTATGCTCTCAAATAACTGTCGTAGCTTGCTACGATGTCAATGAAAAACTCGTTCAAGAAGTAAGTGAGGAATTTAACTGCAAAGGTTTTTTAAACTATGATGAACTCTTAACATATACAGATATTGATGCAGTCGTAATTATAACACCTAACTTCCTTCATTTTGAACAAGCGAAGAAAGCACTTCTTAAAGATAAAGATGTCTTTGTTGAAAAACCAATAACAGTAAGTGTCACTGAAGCTGAAGAAATTTTGAGAATTTCTAAGGAGAAAGGTTTAGTTGTTCAAGTGGGACATAACACGCGGAAAAGAAAAGTTTTTAGGAAGGCAAAGGAAATTATTGAGAAAAATCTTGTTGGGAGAATCGCGTTCTTTGAAGCTAATATATCGATGGCGACGGGGCTTGGTGAGTTTCCAGAGTGGAAGAGAGATAAAGGCAAATGTCCTCTTTTACCAATGACCCAACTTGGAATTCACTTTGTTGATACCTTGTCGTATTTATTTGGTGATATCGTTGAAATTTCATGTCTTGCAAGGAGCGCATATCTAAATGTTGAAGATTCTAGTGTTGCTATTTTAAAATTCTCAAATGGAATAATTGGAGCTTTATCGTCTTCATATGTTGTGCCTGATACCTATGAAATAACAATTCATGGAACAGAAGCGATAATAAAATGCTACTTAAATAAAATTCAAATTCAAGAATTAAACAGTAACTGTATTACTTACGTGTTTGATGAAACAATTGAAAGTTTTGTTGAAGAATTATGTGAATTTGCTTACTGTGTAATTGAGAGAAAAAGACCAGAAGTTGACGCTGAAACTGGTTTAAAAAATCTAAAAGTAATTGAAGCGATGATCCAATCATACATAAATAAAAAGACGATCGTCTTATGA
- a CDS encoding sugar phosphate isomerase/epimerase, with the protein MEIGIVSDEISLNIKEAIEVGLRLGIRNYELRCISSYEKRVPYINDSDLKFVLDNLESGKISITALSPGIFKIKPSENERVKFEIENVLPDTFKLARKLNVNKVIIFGFVKDTTPLENIIEILKTVSIYAQSENFTLAIENEPGFYCDTGKNTAEVIKLVGIKNLGANWDPANAVGAGEFAYPNGYEAIKNFIVNLHVKDAVNFPEFRCTLIGDGAVNWFGQMKAIIQDNIAEQINITLETHRIPLIESTIENIKRLKIILNSISELTQQT; encoded by the coding sequence ATGGAGATAGGAATTGTTTCAGATGAAATCTCCTTAAACATAAAAGAGGCAATTGAAGTTGGTTTGAGGCTTGGTATTAGAAATTATGAACTTAGATGTATAAGCAGCTATGAAAAAAGAGTGCCTTATATTAATGATAGCGATTTAAAATTTGTTTTAGATAATCTTGAAAGTGGTAAGATCAGTATAACTGCGCTTTCCCCAGGGATTTTTAAAATAAAACCATCAGAGAACGAAAGAGTAAAATTTGAAATTGAGAATGTACTACCAGATACATTTAAACTTGCCCGTAAACTAAATGTCAATAAAGTAATCATTTTTGGATTTGTCAAAGACACGACACCGCTTGAAAATATAATTGAAATTCTAAAAACTGTCTCTATATATGCTCAATCAGAAAATTTTACGCTTGCTATTGAAAATGAACCTGGTTTTTATTGTGATACTGGTAAGAATACAGCTGAAGTTATAAAACTTGTTGGAATCAAGAACCTTGGTGCAAACTGGGATCCAGCAAATGCTGTTGGGGCTGGCGAATTTGCTTATCCTAATGGATATGAAGCGATAAAGAATTTTATCGTAAATCTGCATGTTAAAGATGCTGTTAACTTTCCAGAGTTCAGATGCACTTTGATTGGTGATGGGGCTGTTAACTGGTTTGGACAAATGAAAGCAATAATCCAAGATAATATCGCTGAACAAATAAATATAACTCTTGAAACTCATCGCATCCCACTTATTGAATCAACAATTGAAAATATCAAAAGATTAAAAATAATTCTAAATTCAATCTCAGAGTTAACACAACAAACATGA
- a CDS encoding glycosyl hydrolase-related protein, whose product MKNEITYHFVSQSHWDREWVLSFEEYRVMLVDFWDALFELFEKDPDFKHFMTDGQMQMVMDYLEVKPQNFEKIRNLVNSGRLSIGPWYIQIDQFLPSGESHVRNLTIGFKMAKIFGEPMKIGYIPDQFGHISQMPQILNGFDIDTAVIYRGFGGEPGQEFSEYVWRAPDGSQVLMIHLPKDGYSFGYFAIDSEEMILKRFERLKEEIDKRAQTSHRLILNGGDHHWPDYQITKALKILKSTYPNYEFIHSTLENYINCVKSEIKNQKLPEWVGETRFGLKHAFAVIGGTASSRIYIKQENYNAQIKLEKILEPLNAIAFLLKNKNRTELINLAWLYCLQNQDHDTINGTAVDRVYKEAIVRYLKIDEIFKSLSFQISNDLFTYDSRFYGDDTHIFVFNFLPFGVSKLAKCEVEFHLQDVIVGLNPDVKPTTKSQVVSGFKIINSNGGEIKYQILNRAEKYSIVWGYHEYPHQILVDSFDILLDVENLPSLGWEKFNIVKTNSFPKYETNLKVGFIENTYFIENEFLRVDISENGSLKITDKINLIEFENLNIFEESGDVGDEYNYCFPDNDEVYYSTDFKPEIAIVESGPLRAGIQVRYLVLIPEQTFSYGRSSEKVEMEIVSNIYLEHNSRRVDIKTKVNNKAKNHRIRVLFITGLNTNISYADSQFCIVKRVHRKYNWDEYPYEKPLNLEVLQRFVCIQDENKGIAIFTRGLHEYELSLDKPGQIAITLLRGVGQLSESNLKTRPGGDAGWKNETPDAQCLGIYEFEYSIFLYRSNDFKSVNTQAEIYHSPNFTVKRKNLIQNLSKFSMLNIDGDNIVLSALKTSEDGRGIILRLYNPTNNESIAKLKLNFDYKELSLAKLSEIKVKKLEPENEEAFLIGVPPFKILTFKIEI is encoded by the coding sequence ATGAAAAATGAAATAACCTATCACTTTGTTTCACAATCACATTGGGATAGAGAATGGGTTCTATCTTTTGAAGAATACAGAGTAATGCTTGTTGATTTTTGGGATGCTCTCTTTGAATTATTTGAAAAGGATCCTGATTTTAAACACTTTATGACCGATGGTCAAATGCAAATGGTTATGGATTATCTTGAAGTGAAACCACAAAATTTTGAAAAAATAAGGAATCTAGTTAATTCTGGCAGATTATCAATTGGACCTTGGTATATTCAAATTGATCAGTTTTTGCCAAGCGGTGAGTCGCATGTAAGAAATCTGACTATTGGATTTAAAATGGCGAAAATCTTTGGCGAGCCGATGAAAATTGGATATATCCCCGATCAGTTTGGTCATATATCTCAAATGCCTCAAATTTTAAATGGATTTGATATAGACACAGCTGTTATTTATCGTGGTTTTGGAGGGGAGCCAGGTCAGGAATTTTCTGAATATGTTTGGCGAGCTCCTGATGGAAGTCAAGTTTTAATGATACATCTACCAAAAGATGGCTATAGTTTTGGATATTTTGCGATTGATAGTGAAGAGATGATCCTGAAAAGATTTGAGCGCTTAAAAGAAGAAATTGATAAAAGAGCTCAAACATCGCATCGCTTAATTTTAAACGGTGGTGATCATCACTGGCCAGATTACCAAATCACAAAAGCGCTCAAAATTTTAAAATCAACTTATCCGAATTATGAATTCATTCACTCAACGCTTGAAAATTATATAAATTGTGTTAAATCTGAAATAAAAAATCAAAAATTACCAGAATGGGTTGGAGAAACTAGATTTGGACTAAAACACGCTTTCGCAGTGATTGGTGGAACAGCATCTTCAAGAATTTATATTAAACAAGAGAACTATAATGCCCAAATAAAACTTGAAAAAATTCTTGAACCACTTAATGCAATAGCATTTTTGCTTAAAAATAAAAACAGAACTGAATTAATAAATCTTGCTTGGCTTTATTGTCTGCAAAATCAGGATCATGACACAATAAATGGAACTGCGGTTGATAGGGTATATAAAGAAGCTATTGTAAGATACCTAAAGATTGACGAGATTTTCAAATCTCTTTCCTTTCAAATTTCAAACGATTTGTTTACATACGATAGTAGATTTTATGGAGATGATACGCATATATTTGTTTTTAACTTCTTACCTTTTGGGGTTAGTAAACTTGCTAAGTGTGAAGTTGAATTCCATCTACAAGATGTTATTGTTGGATTAAATCCGGATGTTAAACCAACAACCAAATCTCAAGTCGTATCGGGATTTAAAATTATAAATAGCAATGGTGGCGAAATCAAATATCAAATTTTAAATCGTGCGGAAAAATATTCTATAGTTTGGGGTTACCATGAATATCCTCACCAAATACTTGTTGATAGCTTTGATATATTACTTGATGTAGAAAATTTACCATCACTTGGCTGGGAAAAATTTAACATAGTTAAAACGAATTCTTTCCCAAAATATGAAACTAATTTAAAAGTTGGCTTCATTGAAAATACATATTTTATTGAGAATGAATTTTTAAGGGTTGATATAAGCGAAAATGGAAGTCTCAAAATCACCGACAAAATAAATCTAATAGAATTTGAAAATCTAAACATCTTTGAAGAATCAGGCGATGTTGGAGATGAATACAATTACTGTTTCCCTGACAACGATGAAGTTTACTACTCAACTGACTTTAAACCAGAAATTGCGATCGTTGAAAGCGGTCCTTTAAGAGCTGGGATTCAAGTTCGCTATCTTGTGTTAATTCCAGAACAAACATTCTCTTATGGAAGAAGCTCTGAAAAGGTAGAAATGGAAATTGTTTCAAACATTTACCTTGAGCATAATTCCAGAAGAGTTGATATTAAAACGAAGGTAAACAACAAAGCAAAAAATCATAGGATCAGAGTTTTGTTTATCACTGGCTTGAATACAAATATAAGTTATGCGGATTCTCAGTTCTGTATAGTCAAAAGAGTACATAGAAAGTATAACTGGGATGAATATCCATATGAAAAGCCACTCAATCTCGAAGTTCTTCAAAGATTCGTTTGTATTCAAGATGAGAATAAAGGGATTGCGATTTTTACTCGGGGACTGCATGAGTATGAACTTTCTCTTGATAAACCAGGTCAAATTGCAATCACTTTATTGAGAGGCGTAGGCCAGCTTTCAGAATCAAATCTTAAAACAAGACCAGGGGGAGATGCTGGATGGAAAAATGAAACTCCAGATGCACAATGTTTAGGAATTTACGAATTTGAATATAGCATTTTCCTTTATAGATCAAACGATTTTAAAAGTGTTAACACTCAAGCGGAAATATATCACAGCCCAAATTTTACAGTTAAGAGAAAAAATTTAATTCAAAATTTATCAAAATTCTCTATGCTTAACATTGATGGAGATAACATAGTTTTAAGTGCGCTTAAGACATCTGAAGATGGGAGGGGAATAATTTTAAGATTATATAATCCTACCAATAATGAGTCAATCGCAAAATTGAAGTTAAACTTTGACTATAAAGAATTATCACTTGCAAAATTATCCGAGATCAAAGTAAAAAAACTTGAACCTGAAAATGAAGAAGCTTTTTTGATCGGTGTTCCTCCATTTAAGATATTAACTTTTAAAATTGAAATTTAA
- a CDS encoding methionine synthase (catalyzes the formation of methionine from methylcobalamin and homocysteine), with translation MNLPILPTTVVGSYSLPRWLELARELYNQGKLTDEEIEEAHDNAVKSCIKDQELAGVDVITDGELRRETMVYFFTKRIYGFKTNGKMKPIGNLDPSIQMPDPIIFDKVKRIGSIGLAKHWIFLTQYTNKETKVTITGPQMLAKRATNEFYKDEFELIQDLADILREEIIEVVNAGCKLIQIDEPVWVGYPEDLPKLIKIFNKMVEGINAKFCIHICYGNYQLKRLFKGQYSDLFPALLDVDADQLSLEFAVNNAEPLDLFKKYGTRDKEIVVGVIDVKDPNIETPEVVASRIRHVLDILEPEKVWLSPDCGMKFMPRNRAFAKLKAMVEGAKIIRDEIKG, from the coding sequence ATGAATCTACCAATTTTGCCAACCACCGTGGTTGGAAGCTATTCATTACCAAGATGGCTTGAGCTTGCAAGAGAATTATATAATCAGGGGAAATTAACAGATGAGGAGATAGAGGAAGCTCATGATAACGCAGTTAAATCATGTATAAAAGATCAAGAACTCGCTGGTGTTGATGTCATAACAGATGGTGAATTGAGAAGAGAAACTATGGTCTACTTCTTTACAAAAAGAATTTATGGGTTCAAAACAAACGGCAAGATGAAACCTATCGGAAATCTTGATCCATCAATTCAAATGCCCGACCCAATAATCTTTGATAAGGTTAAGAGAATTGGTAGTATAGGATTAGCAAAACATTGGATATTTTTAACTCAATATACAAACAAAGAAACAAAGGTAACTATAACTGGACCTCAAATGCTTGCAAAAAGGGCAACGAATGAATTTTATAAAGATGAATTTGAACTGATACAAGACTTAGCTGATATTTTAAGAGAGGAAATAATTGAGGTTGTGAACGCTGGTTGTAAACTTATTCAAATAGATGAACCAGTATGGGTTGGATATCCAGAGGATCTACCCAAGTTAATTAAAATCTTTAATAAAATGGTAGAGGGAATCAATGCGAAATTCTGTATTCATATCTGCTATGGAAATTATCAACTGAAACGACTTTTCAAGGGGCAATATTCTGATCTTTTTCCAGCGTTGCTTGATGTAGACGCTGATCAGCTAAGTCTTGAATTTGCCGTTAATAATGCTGAACCTCTTGATTTGTTTAAAAAATATGGTACAAGAGATAAAGAAATTGTGGTTGGGGTCATTGATGTTAAAGATCCAAATATTGAAACACCAGAAGTAGTTGCCTCAAGAATACGACATGTTTTGGATATACTTGAACCTGAGAAAGTATGGCTTTCACCTGATTGCGGTATGAAGTTTATGCCTAGAAATAGAGCCTTCGCAAAACTTAAAGCAATGGTTGAAGGTGCTAAAATTATTCGTGATGAAATCAAAGGATAA
- a CDS encoding PorV/PorQ family protein: MRKLTFLLTLLIILSSFSISQVRKSGINSLAFLKVGVGAKQVAIGSAATTLKGDPNMMFWNPAGIILEENRTAFAFTYNRWIADITHIAGAVTYNFNNIGTIGLGIISFGLSDISADRDLLPPDLAYLQIDQQTSSTYDFRNIAVVISYARKLTDVLSLGANFKYLHERIDDLSANAFAIDLGANYKVADFWDLGARLSNLGSDIKYYDISSPIPLSFSIGTSFHYTYQGTFTGKLLIDFVQPQDLPQLFFTGLEFDAWKIFFIRAGYKFNYSGTKDKGTSWRSPIETTIEGFSAGVGARLEIGNYGVTFDYAFTQMKLLDNVHRITVGFSLK, encoded by the coding sequence ATGAGGAAATTAACATTCTTACTAACACTTCTTATAATTCTGAGTTCATTCTCAATTTCGCAGGTAAGGAAATCAGGAATAAATTCTCTCGCGTTTTTGAAAGTCGGTGTCGGAGCAAAACAAGTTGCTATAGGTTCGGCTGCGACAACTCTTAAGGGTGATCCGAATATGATGTTTTGGAATCCGGCAGGTATCATCCTTGAAGAAAATAGAACTGCATTTGCATTTACATATAATCGCTGGATAGCGGATATAACTCATATAGCAGGTGCGGTCACTTATAATTTCAATAACATCGGAACAATAGGACTTGGAATTATAAGTTTTGGTTTAAGCGATATATCAGCGGACAGAGACCTTCTTCCACCAGATTTAGCATATTTACAAATTGATCAACAAACCTCTTCAACTTACGATTTCAGGAACATTGCGGTTGTAATTTCATATGCAAGAAAATTAACAGATGTTCTTTCGCTTGGTGCTAATTTTAAATATCTACATGAGAGAATTGATGACTTAAGCGCCAACGCATTCGCTATTGATCTTGGTGCAAATTATAAGGTTGCAGATTTCTGGGATCTTGGAGCGCGACTTTCAAACCTTGGTTCTGATATAAAATATTATGATATCTCATCTCCAATTCCTCTATCTTTTTCAATTGGAACTTCTTTTCATTATACATATCAAGGAACTTTTACAGGAAAATTATTAATAGATTTCGTTCAGCCACAAGATTTACCGCAGCTTTTCTTCACAGGGTTGGAGTTTGATGCTTGGAAGATATTCTTTATAAGAGCTGGATATAAATTCAACTATTCTGGCACAAAAGATAAAGGTACTTCTTGGCGAAGCCCAATTGAAACGACGATAGAAGGATTTTCTGCCGGTGTTGGTGCAAGGCTTGAAATAGGAAACTATGGTGTAACCTTTGATTACGCATTCACACAAATGAAACTCCTTGATAATGTGCATAGGATTACCGTTGGATTTAGCTTAAAATAA